Proteins encoded together in one Penicillium digitatum chromosome 1, complete sequence window:
- a CDS encoding SNF7 family protein, whose amino-acid sequence MNIVEWAFGKRMTPAERLRKHQRALDRTQRELDRERVKLENQEKKLVQDIKKSAKNGQVGACKIQAKDLVRTRRYIQKFYQMRTQLQAISLRIQTVRSNEQMMQSMKGATMLLGSMNRQMNLPALQRIAMEFERENDVMDQRQEMMDDAIDEATGMEGEEEEGEDILKEILDEIGVDLNQALGDTPEHIQKAPVNETRVAQAIGGGGNTSDDDLQARLDSLRR is encoded by the exons ATGAAT ATCGTTGAGTGGGCTTTCGGAAAGCGCATGACCCCCGCGGAGCGTCTGCGTAAACACCAGCGTGCCTTGGACCGAACACAGCGGGAGCTTGACCGAGAGCGAGTGAAACTGGAGAACCAAGAGAAGAAGCTGGTACAAGACATCAAGAAGAGTGCCAAAAATGGACAAGTTGGAGCCTGCAAGATCCAGGCCAAGGACCTGGTTCGGACACGGAG ATACATTCAGAAGTTCTATCAAATGCGCACGCAATTACAGGCTATTTCCCTACGCATCCAG ACCGTCCGAAGCAATGAGCAGATGATGCAATCGATGAAAGGAGCCACAATGCTTCTGGGTAGTATGAATAGACAGATGAATCTCCCAGCACTGCAACGGATTGCGATGGAATTTGAACGAGAAAATGACGTTATGGACCAACGGCAAGAGATGATGGATGATGCGATCGATGAGGCCACAGGAATGGAAggtgaagaggaggaaggaGAAGATATTTTGAAGGAGATTTTGGATGAGATAGGCGTCGATCTGAACCAGGCG CTTGGTGACACACCCGAACACATACAGAAAGCACCAGTGAATGAAACTCGAGTTGCGCAAGCCATTGGAGGCGGAGGCAATACAAGTGATGATGACCTCCAAGCTAGGCTTGACAGCCTTCGGCGATGA
- a CDS encoding Tyrosine-protein kinase, active site: protein MTEQIIVNPQDPYAFDHLLGRDMGAIKGNHTLHRQLSQIREFKHKDYSNSFSYNAEELLDPSSQLFQRRLSADGKTTAKAVCLCPDLNERVQIYGFIGAGTFGATFIAREKGVAGASLDDLEQYAIKSQVHTTQWMDRVSRTNAQMAPFCEPGGEKRYMPEEALLLIYLDESKRFPRLNSVYTHGMLTAILMTPCVDPSYEAISIIDEGHFDRIKFKGPVPPRIRKRYPPFPAFDGSYLMSAATKEPQLGETEGSKVASQLLQAMIELADMKVCHADISVTNFLMDQNLNVQLIDLGVLTFSLESTDILDIDHFIPYQEYQMMPERAIELEKYDIWRDPSHDDVCIESIYLPVDQREICLWKYSTLIYGFLHGFWPWDEPKPVPRHLDWHAGYDGPYNDPLYPVVKRRRKRMINEDVAISESLSQDCRDVLQATLSREKFERPSLEELSSFPWFSRWSAEELESGRPLKRPFVKDFHDKCRANGRRGFPWPSVSLDQDMSFPILKNPKTNSSDSSEYSSDSSTYSDESDKNGYEQVSPPLKASL from the exons ATGACTGAACAGATAATCGTTAATCCGCAGGACCCTTATGCTTTTGACCATCTCCTAGGGAGAGATATGGGCGCAATCAAGGGGAATCACACATTACATCGTCAGTTGTCGCAAATCCGCGAATTCAAACACAAGGACTACAGCAACAGCTTCTCTTATAATGCTGAAGAGCTTTTAGACCCCTCGAGCCAATTGTTCCAAAG ACGTTTGAGTGCTGATGGGAAGACCACTGCCAAAGCAGTGTGCCTTTGCCCGGACCTTAACGAGCGAGTGCAAATATATGGATTCATAGGCGCAGGAA CATTTGGAGCTACGTTCATTGCTCGCGAGAAAGGTGTTGCGGGTGCTTCCCTGGATGACCTTGAACAATACGCAATCAAATCTCAAGTCCACACAACACAGTGGATGGACAGGGTATCACGCACAAATGCTCAGATGGCGCCCTTTTGTGAGCCTGGCGGAGAGAAACGATATATGCCAGAAGAAGCACTTCTTCTGATCTATCTCGATGAGAGCAAAAGGTTCCCGCGGCTCAACTCGGTCTACACTCACGGAATGCTAACAGCGATTCTCATGACTCCCTGTGTTGATCCTAGCTATGAAGCCATTTCAATCATTGATGAGGGCCATTTTGACCGAATCAAGTTCAAGGGACCAGTCCCGCCGCGCATCCGGAAGAGATATCCTCCATTTCCAGCCTTTGATGGCAGTTATCTCATGTCCGCAGCCACCAAAGAACCTCAACTGGGGGAAACAGAAGGCAGCAAAGTGGCTTCACAGCTTCTCCAAGCTATGATCGAATTAGCTGATATGAAGGTCTgccatgctgatatctcaGTGACAAATTTTCTAATGGACCAAAACCTCAACGTTCAACTGATCGATCTTGGAGTGCTCACCTTCTCGCTTGAGAGCACAGATATACTTGACATAGACCATTTCATCCCCTACCAAGAGTACCAGATGATGCCTGAGCGAGCCATTGAACTGGAGAAGTACGATATTTGGAGGGATCCATCCCACGATGATGTCTGTATTGAAAGTATCTACTTGCCCGTTGACCAGCGGGAAATTTGCCTGTGGAAATACTCAACGCTCATATACGGGTTTCTGCATGGCTTTTGGCCCTGGGATGAGCCTAAGCCAGTGCCGAGACATTTAGATTGGCATGCTGGGTATGATGGTCCTTACAATGACCCGTTATACCCAGTAGTCAAACGCAGACGAAAGAGAATGATCAATGAGGATGTAGCAATCAGCGAATCACTCTCCCAGGACTGCAGGGATGTGTTACAAGCCACACTGTCCAGAGAAAAGTTCGAGCGGCCGTCGTTGGAAGAGTTATCGTCCTTTCCTTGGTTTTCTCGCTGGTCTGCTGAAGAACTCGAGTCTGGTCGCCCTTTGAAAAGACCGTTTGTCAAGGATTTCCATGATAAATGCCGTGCAAATGGTCGAAGGGGTTTCCCGTGGCCAAGTGTATCACTGGACCAAGACATGTCGTTTCCGATTCTTAAGAACCCAAAAACTAATTCCTCTGATTCCTCTGAATACTCTTCTGATTCTTCTACATATTCTGATGAATCTGACAAGAATGGATACGAACAAGTCTCCCCACCTTTAAAGGCATCACTTTGA